CGAATCGCCGATGAACCATGATTGCGACAAATCGATTTCATACGCGTTCGCGGCTTTAAGCACATTGGCAATCTTTGGTTTTCGGCATTCGCATCTCGATATATCGGGATGATGCGGACAATAGAAAATTCCATCGAGATTAATCCCATTTCTCCGAAATTCTTTCGTAATGAATTCGTGAATTTCCTGAACTTTTTCGACTGTTGTCAATCCTTTAGCAATACAAGCTTGATTCGTGATAATCACCAGACGAAACTCCAAATCAGAGAGAATTTTCAAGGCTTTGATTGTAAACGGAAATAACCGAAACTCATCGAGATTTTTAATGTAATCCCGACTGTCAGCATTTAGAGTTCCATCCCTATCTAAAAATACCGCTCGGTTCATAAAATAGTATTGGCGCTGATTTGCCTCTTAGGATGCCATTGCATTTAGAACTTTTTCCACTCCTTCAACGGCATTTTTTGCAAATAGGTCTGCATGAATAAGATTCGCATATTCTTCAGAAACAGGCGCTCCTCCGACAATAATGATTGACGGAATGCCGTTCTCTTTCAGTAATTGAACGATCTTTTCCATATTCATCATCGTTGTCGTAAGCAATGCCGATAGACCAATAACGTCCGGTTGATGTTTCCGCGCTTCCTGAACAAATTTTTCCGCAGATACGTTGACGCCCAAATCAATAATTTCGAATCCCGCACCTTTGAACATGATCGCCACCAAATTTTTCCCAATATCGTGCAGGTCGTCCTGAACCGTTCCGATCATCAACTTCCCTTTTGGAGGAATGCCGCTTTTTAACATCAGCGGCTCGAGCCGTTCGATTCCTTTGGTCATAGCACGTGCCGAGATGAGAACTTCTGGAATAAAGATTTCGCCATCCCTAAACAGAGCGCCAACGATGGACATTCCCTTGATTAAACCGTTGTCCAAAATTTCGTTAGCCGACAACCCTTCATCCAGCGCTTCTTCGACATGAGATAAAAGTTCTTCAGAATTTCCGTTTACCAATTCATCGGATATTTTTTCTAAAATTGTCATCAACTTCCTCTGTTTAAAATCGGCGTAACTTACAATGAGAAAATGTAAAATAATAGTGCAGAGGAAAAAGAAAACCGTTAAATTACCGCAAGTTTTTTAACGTAGAAATTAACGAGGCTTCATGAATCCGAACATTGAACAGTTTAAAAAAACTCTCAAACGGGGAAAAGCCGATTATGTACCCATTTGCGAACTCGGCGTTCATCCGATCATGAAAGAACGTCTGCTCGGCAGACCGATCCACTCGCTGAAAGACGATGTCGATTTTTGGAATAAGGCTGGCTACGATTATATCAAACTTCAACCAATCGCCGATTTCAATCCCGGAAAACTATCCCTGCAGGACGCCGAGAACATCAAACTTAAAGATGACGGAACCGTTACGAGAAATTGGGCAACTGAAGGAAAAGGGTTTATTTCCGATTGGGAAGGTTTTGAAAAATACCATTTCCCTAAAAATGAAGATTTCAATTATTCACGATTTGAGAAGGTTCGCGCATTGCTTCCAGAAGGTATGGGCGTCATTGGTCAGTACGGAGATATTTTCACGATGGTCTGGGAAATGATGGGATTTGAGCAGTTTTCGTTTGCCCTGTACGACAACCCGGATTTAGTTTCCACTTTATTTGATAAAATTGGAAATCTCGTTTTGAGTATGTTCACCTATTTTGCGGAAAGCGATGCCGTGGATGTCTTATGGTACAGCGACGATATTGCCTATAGTTCCGGTCTGATGATGTCCCCGGCAATTCTTCGACAATATTTTTTCCCTTGGCTGAAAAAGATTGGTGATCTGGCCAAGAATTACGGGAAGCCGCTGATTTATCACACCGATGGCCTGCTCTATTCCGTGATGGAAGATATAATCAGCGCCGGCGTTGATGCTCTTCATCCAATCGAACCGAAAGCGATGAACATCGCTGAAGTCAAACAACGCTTTGGTGATCGACTATGCTTGATCGGCCACGTCGATGTTGATCTTCTCAGTCGCGGAACGCGCGAAGAAGTCCGCCAAAAAGTCAAAGAAAACATCGAAGTCGCGGCTTACAATGGCGGGTACTGCGTCGGCTCCGGCAACAGCATTCCGGAATATGTCATTTACGATAATTATATAGCCATGTTGGATGCGGCGAAAGAATTCGGTCGACAATGAAAAAACAAATCGGAATCGTGGAAATCGCTCTCCTATTTTGCCTATCAGCTTCAACTGCGCTTCCGGCGGAAATGCCGAATCCGTTACGCCAACCAGTCGATTATGTCCGATGGTATCCCAACCACTATTGGAACGGATTCAAAGGAATCGCAGATGTTCGGTTTCACCGAAATCTTCTCATCGCTGGAGCGGTTGCGATTCCGGTTGCTTTTTTA
The Candidatus Marinimicrobia bacterium CG08_land_8_20_14_0_20_45_22 genome window above contains:
- a CDS encoding cobalamin-binding protein encodes the protein MTILEKISDELVNGNSEELLSHVEEALDEGLSANEILDNGLIKGMSIVGALFRDGEIFIPEVLISARAMTKGIERLEPLMLKSGIPPKGKLMIGTVQDDLHDIGKNLVAIMFKGAGFEIIDLGVNVSAEKFVQEARKHQPDVIGLSALLTTTMMNMEKIVQLLKENGIPSIIIVGGAPVSEEYANLIHADLFAKNAVEGVEKVLNAMAS
- a CDS encoding nucleoside 2-deoxyribosyltransferase — translated: MNPNIEQFKKTLKRGKADYVPICELGVHPIMKERLLGRPIHSLKDDVDFWNKAGYDYIKLQPIADFNPGKLSLQDAENIKLKDDGTVTRNWATEGKGFISDWEGFEKYHFPKNEDFNYSRFEKVRALLPEGMGVIGQYGDIFTMVWEMMGFEQFSFALYDNPDLVSTLFDKIGNLVLSMFTYFAESDAVDVLWYSDDIAYSSGLMMSPAILRQYFFPWLKKIGDLAKNYGKPLIYHTDGLLYSVMEDIISAGVDALHPIEPKAMNIAEVKQRFGDRLCLIGHVDVDLLSRGTREEVRQKVKENIEVAAYNGGYCVGSGNSIPEYVIYDNYIAMLDAAKEFGRQ
- a CDS encoding Clp protease, which produces MNRAVFLDRDGTLNADSRDYIKNLDEFRLFPFTIKALKILSDLEFRLVIITNQACIAKGLTTVEKVQEIHEFITKEFRRNGINLDGIFYCPHHPDISRCECRKPKIANVLKAANAYEIDLSQSWFIGDSKKDVEAGVNAGCRTILVKTGVRETADAENWDPSPEYITENLLTAAQLIKREKKGKSV